From the Micromonospora lupini genome, one window contains:
- the pdxY gene encoding pyridoxal kinase PdxY: MQILSIQSSVAYGHVGNSAAVFPLQRLGHEVWPVLTVHFSNHTGYGAWRGPLLAAADVAEVIAGIADRGVLGDADAVLSGYQGDPAVGAVILDAVAQVKALNPAAVYCCDPVMGDLGRGMFVRPGIPEYLRDTVVPRADIITPNHFELNFLAGRETSSLAEVLDAVDVVRATGPRHVLVTSVLHGDVPAGSLEVVAVSDEGAWAVTTPLLPINPNGGGDVTAALYLAHLSTSGSPAIALERTISSVFAVLEATLAAGTREIQLIAAQDAIAQPPTRFTARRLR, from the coding sequence GTGCAGATCCTGTCCATCCAGTCGTCGGTCGCCTACGGCCACGTCGGCAACTCGGCCGCCGTCTTCCCCCTCCAGCGGCTCGGGCACGAGGTCTGGCCCGTCCTGACTGTCCACTTCTCCAACCACACCGGGTACGGCGCGTGGCGTGGACCGCTGCTGGCGGCCGCCGACGTGGCCGAGGTGATCGCCGGCATCGCCGACCGGGGGGTCCTCGGTGACGCCGACGCGGTGCTGTCGGGCTACCAGGGTGATCCGGCAGTGGGTGCCGTGATCCTGGACGCCGTGGCCCAGGTCAAGGCCCTCAACCCGGCCGCGGTGTACTGCTGCGACCCGGTGATGGGCGACCTCGGTCGGGGCATGTTCGTCCGGCCGGGCATCCCGGAGTACCTGCGTGACACAGTCGTGCCGCGCGCCGACATCATCACGCCGAACCACTTCGAGCTGAACTTCCTCGCCGGCCGCGAGACGTCCTCGCTGGCGGAGGTGCTGGACGCCGTCGACGTCGTACGCGCCACCGGGCCGAGGCACGTCCTCGTCACAAGCGTGCTGCACGGCGACGTGCCGGCGGGCTCGCTTGAGGTGGTGGCGGTCTCCGACGAGGGCGCCTGGGCGGTGACCACGCCGCTGCTGCCGATCAACCCGAACGGCGGGGGCGACGTCACCGCGGCGCTGTACCTGGCGCACCTGTCGACCTCCGGCTCACCGGCGATTGCGTTGGAGCGCACCATCTCATCAGTCTTCGCCGTCCTCGAGGCGACACTCGCGGCGGGCACCCGGGAGATCCAGCTGATCGCGGCGCAGGACGCGATCGCCCAGCCGCCCACGAGGTTCACCGCCCGCCGACTGCGCTGA
- a CDS encoding acetamidase/formamidase family protein, with product MRHTLAPGDETLHGHFSPDLPPTLTIDPGDTVTYRTLDCWWSAGPYAGGPNRDRPRAPQYQPDHGHALIGPVAVRGARAGQTLAVRVDAIVPATWGTTVAGGWPSGFNKRYGVETDGVVHAWELDPVALTGRNQHGHTVALRPFMGVLGMPPAEPGKHSTIPPRPCGGNLDCKDLTAGSTLLLPIPVDGALFSVGDGHAAQGDGEVGGTAIECPMDEVTLTFDVRDDFPVTGPVARTADAWLTLGVGASLDDATFMALTSMLTLLQRLHGLSRPDAVALASVVVDVRVTQIVNQTVGAHAVLRDDALR from the coding sequence ATGCGACACACCCTCGCACCCGGCGACGAGACCCTGCACGGTCACTTCTCCCCCGACCTTCCGCCGACGCTCACCATCGACCCCGGCGACACAGTCACCTACCGCACCCTGGACTGCTGGTGGTCGGCCGGCCCGTACGCCGGTGGGCCGAACCGGGACCGTCCCCGCGCCCCGCAGTACCAGCCCGACCACGGGCATGCGCTGATCGGGCCGGTCGCGGTGCGCGGTGCCCGCGCCGGCCAGACCCTCGCGGTACGCGTCGACGCGATCGTGCCGGCCACCTGGGGTACGACTGTGGCCGGCGGGTGGCCGAGCGGGTTCAACAAGCGCTACGGCGTCGAGACCGACGGCGTGGTGCACGCCTGGGAACTGGACCCGGTGGCGCTGACCGGCCGCAACCAGCACGGCCACACGGTGGCGCTGCGCCCGTTCATGGGGGTGCTCGGCATGCCGCCCGCCGAACCGGGGAAGCACTCGACAATTCCGCCTCGGCCCTGCGGCGGCAACCTGGACTGCAAGGACCTGACCGCCGGCAGCACCCTGCTGCTGCCGATCCCTGTCGACGGGGCGCTGTTCTCGGTCGGGGACGGGCACGCCGCGCAGGGCGACGGCGAGGTCGGCGGTACGGCGATCGAGTGCCCGATGGACGAGGTGACGCTGACCTTCGACGTCCGCGACGACTTCCCGGTCACCGGCCCGGTGGCCCGCACCGCCGACGCCTGGCTGACGTTGGGCGTGGGCGCGTCCCTCGACGACGCGACGTTCATGGCCCTCACCTCGATGCTGACCCTGCTGCAACGGCTGCACGGCCTCAGCCGACCGGACGCGGTGGCGCTGGCCAGCGTCGTCGTCGACGTGCGGGTGACCCAGATCGTCAACCAGACCGTCGGCGCGCACGCGGTGCTTCGCGACGACGCGCTGCGCTGA
- a CDS encoding cellulose binding domain-containing protein — translation MLRIFLAATTMALAGWAGTTGFVEAAPAPAPAVTPTPTLSPSPTPTPTCPPALPIAASVTAVTTTSVTLSYSIFFRPPCGYDPPMTVSLFASRADAQQWQSPVAQAVTGPERNGVVTIDQLTPDTEYWYRFSDAEGRRDPYWVAAVRTAALTACSATATIDSRWGTGFVATVTVRSTGTQTLDRWSVSWRWAGDERIQTVWRGVAETTGADVTVRNASYNGTLAPGGVTTFGLLVTTSAVPDGLTLTCNR, via the coding sequence ATGCTCCGCATCTTCCTGGCAGCCACGACAATGGCTCTGGCCGGCTGGGCCGGCACGACAGGCTTCGTCGAGGCCGCACCGGCGCCGGCGCCGGCGGTCACGCCCACACCCACCCTGTCGCCGTCACCGACCCCGACCCCTACCTGCCCGCCGGCCCTACCGATCGCCGCCTCGGTGACCGCGGTGACCACCACGAGCGTGACGTTGTCGTACTCGATCTTCTTCCGCCCGCCCTGCGGCTACGACCCGCCGATGACCGTCAGCCTCTTCGCCAGCCGGGCGGACGCCCAACAGTGGCAGTCTCCGGTGGCCCAGGCCGTCACCGGGCCCGAGCGCAACGGGGTCGTCACCATCGACCAGCTGACGCCCGACACCGAGTACTGGTACCGGTTCAGCGACGCCGAGGGCCGACGGGACCCGTACTGGGTCGCCGCGGTCCGGACCGCTGCGCTGACGGCGTGCTCGGCGACGGCCACGATCGACTCCCGCTGGGGCACCGGCTTCGTCGCCACGGTGACAGTGCGCAGCACCGGGACGCAGACGCTGGACCGGTGGAGCGTCTCCTGGCGGTGGGCCGGCGACGAGCGCATCCAGACGGTCTGGCGCGGCGTCGCCGAGACGACAGGCGCCGACGTCACGGTCCGCAACGCCTCCTACAACGGGACACTCGCCCCGGGCGGCGTGACGACGTTCGGCCTGCTCGTGACCACAAGCGCGGTGCCCGACGGGCTGACGCTCACCTGCAACCGCTGA
- a CDS encoding SAM-dependent methyltransferase yields MAGPDPELAATLQPDVPHAARIWNYWMGGKDNFQSDRAAGDAVAEVYPEIVVMAQQSRGFLVRAVRHLAAEAGIRQFLDIGTGLPTMQNTHAVAQGIAPDARIVYVDNDPMVLVHARALLASTTTQGVTTYVPADYHDPERILAEAARTLDFDKPIAVMFMGVLGYEPDLEVVRSIVGRTMDATASGSHLVLWDGTNTSPAVVSGAQRLAENGGVPYILRSPEDLAGCFSGLTIVEPGLVPIPLWRPDDADAKGIDAYGAVARKP; encoded by the coding sequence ATGGCCGGCCCGGACCCCGAACTCGCCGCGACGTTGCAGCCCGACGTGCCGCACGCGGCGCGCATCTGGAACTACTGGATGGGCGGCAAGGACAACTTCCAGTCCGATCGGGCGGCCGGTGACGCGGTGGCCGAGGTCTACCCGGAGATCGTGGTGATGGCGCAGCAGTCGCGCGGGTTCCTGGTGCGGGCCGTACGGCACCTGGCCGCCGAGGCGGGCATCCGGCAGTTCCTGGACATCGGCACGGGCCTGCCCACCATGCAGAACACCCACGCGGTCGCCCAGGGCATCGCGCCCGACGCGCGGATCGTCTACGTCGACAACGACCCGATGGTCCTCGTGCACGCCCGCGCGTTGCTGGCCAGCACGACCACGCAGGGCGTCACCACGTACGTCCCGGCCGACTACCACGACCCGGAGAGGATCCTCGCCGAGGCGGCGCGGACGCTTGACTTCGACAAGCCGATCGCGGTGATGTTCATGGGTGTGCTGGGGTACGAGCCGGACCTGGAGGTGGTGCGCTCGATCGTCGGGCGGACGATGGACGCGACCGCGTCCGGCAGTCACCTGGTTCTCTGGGACGGCACCAACACCAGCCCCGCGGTGGTCTCCGGCGCGCAGCGGCTGGCCGAGAACGGCGGTGTGCCGTACATCCTGCGCAGCCCTGAGGATCTCGCCGGTTGCTTCTCCGGGCTGACGATTGTGGAGCCCGGCCTCGTGCCGATCCCGCTGTGGCGCCCGGACGACGCCGATGCCAAGGGAATCGACGCCTACGGCGCGGTGGCCCGCAAACCCTGA
- a CDS encoding YccF domain-containing protein produces the protein MIRFLLNVLWLVFGGGLVLAIGYGFAALVCFVLVVTIPFGVASLRLAVYSLWPFGRTLVPKPGAGVGSGLANVLWVVLAGWWLALSHILAGIALCVTIIGIPFGVANFKLVPAAFWPLGREVVDAP, from the coding sequence GTGATTCGCTTCCTCCTGAACGTCCTCTGGCTCGTCTTCGGTGGTGGCCTCGTGCTGGCGATCGGCTACGGCTTCGCCGCCCTGGTCTGCTTCGTCCTGGTCGTCACCATTCCGTTCGGCGTCGCCTCGCTGCGCCTCGCCGTCTACTCGTTGTGGCCCTTCGGTCGCACCCTGGTGCCCAAGCCGGGCGCGGGCGTCGGCTCCGGGCTGGCGAACGTGTTGTGGGTGGTCCTGGCGGGCTGGTGGCTCGCCCTGTCGCACATCCTCGCGGGCATCGCGCTCTGCGTCACGATCATCGGGATCCCCTTCGGCGTCGCCAACTTCAAGCTCGTCCCGGCCGCGTTCTGGCCGCTGGGCCGGGAGGTCGTGGACGCGCCGTGA
- a CDS encoding cellulose binding domain-containing protein, translating into MPATPPQPRRTVAIILLDRIVAAAAAVRRVVTGRADVSRATWIAVLAALGVVVATVVSIVGVVRTPEQLAPVTLDPPPSVDQLGTPEAGTPRGQAKPAASNPTTSVPPSVSAAPPPAPPPTSAPAATPSSASPTPAALGADFAIEEKALLSYGAAVTVTNPGPVPVAQWTLAVTLPRESLRVSAVQGARATQDGAVWTFVPDGSAGQVPGSASVRVTFRVNGAAIGATPTACTIDGVACGGLPD; encoded by the coding sequence GTGCCGGCAACACCGCCGCAGCCACGGCGTACTGTGGCGATCATTCTGCTGGACCGGATCGTGGCCGCCGCCGCAGCCGTACGGCGGGTGGTCACCGGCCGGGCCGACGTGTCGCGGGCCACCTGGATCGCCGTGCTCGCGGCGCTCGGGGTGGTGGTGGCAACTGTGGTCTCCATCGTCGGTGTGGTGCGCACGCCGGAGCAGTTGGCGCCGGTGACCCTCGACCCGCCCCCGTCGGTGGACCAGTTGGGCACTCCCGAGGCCGGTACGCCCCGGGGGCAGGCGAAGCCGGCGGCCAGCAACCCGACCACCTCCGTGCCACCATCTGTCAGCGCGGCCCCGCCGCCCGCCCCGCCGCCGACAAGCGCGCCGGCCGCGACCCCCTCGTCGGCGTCGCCGACTCCGGCCGCGCTCGGCGCCGACTTCGCCATCGAGGAGAAGGCCCTGCTCAGCTACGGCGCCGCCGTGACGGTCACCAATCCGGGGCCGGTTCCGGTGGCGCAGTGGACGCTTGCCGTCACGCTGCCCCGGGAGTCGCTGCGTGTCAGCGCGGTCCAGGGCGCGCGGGCCACGCAGGACGGCGCGGTGTGGACGTTCGTGCCGGACGGGAGCGCCGGGCAGGTGCCGGGCAGCGCCTCGGTCCGTGTGACGTTCCGGGTCAACGGCGCGGCGATCGGCGCGACTCCCACGGCGTGCACCATCGACGGGGTCGCCTGCGGCGGGCTGCCGGACTGA
- a CDS encoding DUF742 domain-containing protein yields MHSAGSADEAWYDDDAGPVARPYTMTGGRTAPERGRFDLISLVVARRPAAPPTALFPEQARIVELCHHPVSVAEVSAELDLPLGTVRVLLGDLLGAGLVETHEPPTLSELPSQELLESILVGLRGL; encoded by the coding sequence GTGCACAGCGCCGGCTCGGCTGACGAGGCGTGGTACGACGACGACGCCGGCCCGGTGGCCCGCCCGTACACGATGACCGGTGGGCGTACCGCGCCCGAGCGGGGCCGCTTCGACCTCATCTCGCTCGTCGTCGCGCGGCGGCCGGCCGCACCGCCCACGGCGCTCTTCCCCGAACAGGCGCGGATCGTCGAGCTGTGTCACCATCCAGTGTCGGTGGCCGAGGTCAGCGCCGAGCTGGATCTGCCCCTGGGCACCGTCCGGGTCCTCCTCGGTGACCTGCTCGGGGCGGGTCTGGTCGAGACGCACGAACCACCGACGCTGTCGGAGCTGCCGTCGCAGGAGCTGCTCGAGTCGATACTCGTCGGGTTGCGCGGCCTGTGA
- a CDS encoding roadblock/LC7 domain-containing protein, producing the protein MTHAVVTADSLTGALDRLVDRVRGAEFAVVLSPDGLPLGGSRRVEATLADQISGIVAGLLALGLAATRTCDAGGLRQIVVQMSRAFLFVATIPNGTILTVRIAGDEIEVGDMAYEVALFVGQAEQHLPISLGPASAARSGDSGAQRRLG; encoded by the coding sequence ATGACGCATGCAGTGGTCACCGCGGACAGCCTGACCGGCGCGCTGGACCGCCTGGTCGACCGGGTACGCGGGGCGGAGTTCGCCGTGGTGCTCTCACCGGACGGGCTGCCGCTGGGCGGTTCCCGCCGGGTGGAGGCGACGCTGGCCGACCAGATCTCCGGCATCGTCGCCGGTCTGCTGGCGTTGGGGCTGGCCGCCACCCGGACCTGCGACGCGGGCGGGCTCCGGCAGATCGTGGTGCAGATGTCGCGGGCGTTCCTGTTCGTCGCCACCATCCCGAACGGGACCATCCTCACCGTCCGGATCGCCGGCGACGAGATCGAGGTGGGTGACATGGCGTACGAGGTCGCGCTCTTCGTGGGGCAGGCCGAACAGCACCTGCCGATCAGCCTGGGCCCCGCCTCCGCGGCGAGAAGCGGGGACTCTGGTGCACAGCGCCGGCTCGGCTGA